The Jiangella sp. DSM 45060 genome contains the following window.
CGAACTGGCTCCGTTACGGCGTCCAGCCCAAGGACGCGAAGGGCGGTATGGAGCCGGGCCGGTGCGGGTCGAAGGCGCACGACCGGGATCATCTCGGCCTCGGCGGTCGCCGCGTCCTCGTCTCCCGGCGGTGGACCGGTAAGACCCTCGACGACCACCGCGCGGACCGCGCCGCCGTCGTCAGGGCCGTCCTGGCCGAGGCCGGGATCGAGATGGACGACCACGACGAGCTTTCGGCAACCGCGGCCCGTCCCGATGGCCTGCCTCGGTTCGTGTGGACGACGACGAAGCCCGGCGACCTCGACGCCCCGGCCTACGCCCGGCTCATCGCGCACGCCATCGCGCAGAAACACCGCTGGCGAACCCAGTACGAGGACGCCAAGACCCGCGCCGGCCCACAGGCGCCCGGTCCTTCGGCAACCGCAGCACGTGCCGCTGCCCCGGCGGCGTAACGGAAGGAACAGCTCGCATGAACGACGACGAGACGTTGATCGAACTGCGATCAGCCGGTGACGTCCTGACCATCGAGGAAGCTGCGCGCTATCTGCGCATCGGCCGGACCACGATGTATGCGCTGGTCATGGGTGGACAGGTCCGTTCCATCAAGATCGGCTACCTCCGCCGGGTTCCGCTGGAGTGCCTGCGTGAGTACGTCGCCGACCAGCTGCGCCACGCCGAAGCCGCGGGACAGGTGGTGTGATGGCCACGCGCAGACCCAACGGTGCGTCGAGCATCTACCTCGGGAAGGACGGCGACTGGCACGGCCGCGTCACCGTTGGCATCAAGGATGACGGCTCGCCGGACCGCCGCCACGTGCAACGCAAGACCGAAGCCGAGGTCATCGCCGCCGTGCGCAAGCTCGAACGTGACCGCGACGCCGGAGCCGTCCGCAAGGCAGGGCAACGATAGACCGTCGAGACCTGGCTCATGCACTGGATCGAGAACATCGCCGCTCCGCCCGCGATCAGCGAGTACACGCACGACGGGTATCGCCGGGACATCAGGGTTCACCTGGTGCCCGGTGTCGGGAAGCACCGCCTCGAACGCCTGCAACCCGAACATCTGGAGAAGCTGTACGCGACCATGCAGAAGGAGAAGGGTCGCAGCGCGGGAACGGCTCACCACGTGCACCGGACCATCCGGGCCGCGCTGAACGAAGCCGTGCGACGCAAGTACCTGACCTCGAACCCGGCCACCCAGGCGAAGGCTCCAAACGTCCAGGAGATCGAGGTCGAGCCGTACGACGTCGACGAGGTCAAGCGGCTGCTGAAGGTGGCAGGCGAGCGCCGGAACAGTGCTCGGTGGGCGGTCGCGCTGGCGCTGGGTCTTCGTCAGGGTGAGGCGCTGGGGTTGAAGTGGTCGCATCTCGACCTGGAGACCGGGACCTTGCGCGTCCGCCGTAGTCGGCTGCGGCCGAAGTTCGCCCACGGCTGCGGCGAGACGTGCGGACGGCAGAAGGCCGGCGACTGCCCGAAGCGCATCCAGGTCAACGCCGACACGAAGGACACGAAGTCGCGCGCCGGCCGTCGCGTCGTCGGACTACCGTCACAGCTCGTCACGCTGCTGGAGGAGCACCGTGAGGAACAGAACGCGGAGCGGGCCGCCGCTGGGGATGACTGGAAGGACGAGGGCTGGGTGTTCGCGAAGCCCAACGGGACCGCGCTCGCCCCGGCGACCGACTATCACGAGTGGAAGCGGCTGTTGAAGTCCGCCGGCGTTCGTGACGGCCGGCTGCACGATGCCCGGCATACGGCGTCGACCGTGCTGCTGATCCTCGGCGTGCCGGAACGCACCGTCATGTCCATCATGGGATGGTCGTCGACAGCGATGGCGGCCCGATACCAGCACGTCACCGACCCGATCCGACGAGCGGTCGCGGCGCAGGTGGACGGGCTGTTGTGGGCCGACCAGGGCGACGACGAGAAGCCTGTTGACGAGGGCAAATGAGACGAGAACTGAGACGAGCGACCTCACCGGCCCGACCTCGCTTGAGGCCGGTCGGTGCGTCTGCCCTGGTGAGCGTGGCGGAGGATAGGGGATTCGAACCCCTGAGGGATTGCTCCCAACACGCTTTCCAAGCGTGCGCCCTAGGCCACTAGGCGAATCCTCCGCCGGAGAGGGTATCGGACAACGGTGCTCCGCCTGAAATCGACGGTACGGATGTGGCTCCGGGCGGGCGAGCACGTACACTGGCAGCCGACCCCTCGCGTGGCGGCACCCCGCCTAACTCCCCCAGGGCCGGAAGGCAGCAAGGGTAAGTGGGCTCTACCGGGTGCGCGAGGGGTCCTTTCACGTCCGCGATGGGAATCTGTCGGTGCGGACGACTAGGGTTCGCAAGGTGTCGTCGCTCGCTCTGTATCGCACCTATCGGCCAGGCCGGTTCGCTGACGTGGTCGGGCAGGAGCATGTCACCGTCCCGCTGATGCGAGCGCTGGCCAACGACCGCGTCCACCACGCCTACCTGTTCTCCGGCCCGCGCGGCTGCGGCAAGACGTCGTCGGCGAGAATTCTGGCGCGGTCGCTGAACTGCGAGAAGGGCCCCACCGACGAGCCGTGCGGGCAGTGCCAGTCGTGCCTCGACCTCGCGCCGAACGGGTCCGGCAACATCGACGTCGTCGAGCTCGACGCCGCCACGCACGGGCTGGTCGACGACGCGCGCGACCTGCGCGAGAAGGCGCACTTCGCGCCGGTGTCGTCGCGGTTCAAGATCTACATCATCGACGAGGCGCACCAGCTCGGGCCGGGCGCGGCGAACGCGCTGCTCAAGCTCATCGAGGAGCCGCCTGCGCACCTCAAGTTCATCTTCGCCACCACGGCCCCCGACAAGATCA
Protein-coding sequences here:
- a CDS encoding helix-turn-helix domain-containing protein — protein: MNDDETLIELRSAGDVLTIEEAARYLRIGRTTMYALVMGGQVRSIKIGYLRRVPLECLREYVADQLRHAEAAGQVV